Proteins from a genomic interval of Lacticaseibacillus pabuli:
- the smc gene encoding chromosome segregation protein SMC, whose translation MQLKSLTLNGFKSFADKTTIEFNHGLTGIVGPNGSGKSNITEAIRWALGEQSAKSLRGERMGDVIFAGTAARPPLSRAEVTMVFDNTDQYLRDSPAEVTVTRRLFRDGESDFLLNGKTVRLRDVIELFMDSGLGRDSFAFISQGRVEAIFNSKPEDRRGIFEEAAGVLKYKQQKVRAQAQLQETSDNLSRVHDIVHELEGRMTPLAEQASIAQDYQQQNKDYRVKHQQLLALEIRDLAAEQTDTQTHAKVTKRELEEINALIKQLEAQSDQATKADAALQKQLEQLNDDFVVKSTQREHLSGQENVSSERAQNAVTTLADLRERLAKAQADHKLATEKVNQLEEKNAALQANVKVLAAKVQSGSGSAAELKALKAKIETNQSDYIDTLQQQANVRNELAALEKEQQLSASQLSSTQARLAELKAQQDGLATQTQAADEKLTAAQEQNEHAGQKLADAMGKLKAARGRLTTADNEHRQHQAQYNQTKTRHATLKEMSQDYTGFYAGVRTVLKNKSQLDGVVGAVAELLTVPEQYQAALDQALGANLQAIVTANEQAAKGAIAFLKRRRAGRATFLPADVIRPRDLPSSTHQILAGQTGFIGVASELVSYPQNVQRVMQNLMGSLIVMDNIDNAVRAAGATGHRFRIVTLDGDILNAGGSLSGGSRQHGSASPLARSQELKHLEDQLAAMTTKLQSEQEAIEQLEHEADGLNDQVQTLTQAVQAAGQAVQECEGDKRVLTEQSKQLDRQRASLQLSMPEGTVDLAAHQQELSAQAAQIATQLADLKTEGDAMHERQTALETSANSESEQAASDQAALAVAQTDLRTSELQRNQWQANANEASDEADRLSKRVAAIEDSSAVTATEKEARKQTIARLDQELADLKQQQAQMRTQQVEGKTALSRLSGRITTAYDQRQAHMTTSEAQSVALNRCKINIDNRLQTLADEYDTTYEAALAAVPTPEPDQPQLRSQIKLLKRGLDELGPVNPNAVAEYAEVKERYDFLTKQDDDLNNARTQLESTMAELDDEVRVRFKDVFEATAAAFTEIFPQMFGGGHAELKLTEPDDLLNTGIEIIAQPPGKKLTRLSLLSGGERALTAITLLFAILRVRPVPFSILDEVEASLDEANVDRFGEFLHNYSSSTQFIVITHRRGTMVAADVLYGVTMQESGVSTMVAVTLDEAVAAKSQETNK comes from the coding sequence ATGCAATTGAAGTCGCTCACGCTGAATGGATTTAAATCGTTCGCGGACAAAACAACAATTGAATTTAACCATGGTCTCACGGGCATTGTGGGGCCGAACGGTAGTGGTAAAAGTAACATCACCGAGGCCATTCGTTGGGCACTCGGGGAGCAAAGTGCCAAGAGTCTGCGCGGAGAACGCATGGGCGATGTCATCTTTGCCGGAACCGCTGCACGGCCGCCCCTGTCTCGGGCCGAAGTCACCATGGTTTTCGATAATACGGATCAATACCTGCGCGATTCACCTGCCGAAGTGACGGTGACACGCAGGTTATTTCGTGACGGCGAAAGTGACTTTCTGCTAAACGGTAAAACGGTGCGTCTACGTGATGTCATCGAACTCTTCATGGATAGTGGGCTCGGGCGTGACTCCTTTGCGTTCATCTCCCAAGGCCGTGTTGAGGCAATTTTCAACAGTAAACCTGAGGACCGCCGGGGTATTTTTGAAGAAGCTGCCGGTGTGCTCAAGTACAAGCAACAAAAGGTCCGTGCCCAGGCGCAACTGCAGGAAACGAGCGATAATTTGTCTCGCGTGCATGACATTGTCCATGAGCTCGAAGGGCGGATGACGCCCCTGGCCGAGCAGGCATCGATTGCGCAAGATTATCAGCAGCAGAATAAGGACTACCGCGTCAAGCACCAGCAACTGCTTGCGCTGGAAATCCGCGATTTGGCGGCTGAACAAACCGACACGCAAACGCATGCCAAGGTAACAAAACGTGAACTCGAAGAAATTAATGCGCTAATTAAACAGTTAGAAGCTCAGTCTGACCAAGCGACCAAAGCGGATGCGGCGTTGCAGAAGCAATTAGAGCAGTTGAACGACGATTTTGTCGTCAAGTCGACCCAGCGTGAGCACTTAAGCGGCCAGGAAAATGTGTCCAGTGAACGTGCGCAGAATGCGGTGACCACCTTGGCCGATTTGCGCGAACGTTTGGCTAAAGCCCAGGCGGATCACAAACTGGCCACTGAGAAGGTCAACCAGCTCGAAGAGAAGAATGCTGCTTTGCAGGCGAACGTGAAGGTGCTCGCGGCCAAGGTGCAGTCCGGATCAGGCAGTGCGGCTGAATTAAAGGCGCTCAAGGCCAAGATTGAAACCAATCAGTCCGATTACATCGATACGCTGCAGCAACAAGCGAATGTGCGCAACGAACTGGCCGCCCTTGAAAAGGAACAACAGCTCTCGGCAAGTCAGCTGAGTTCGACGCAAGCACGTCTTGCCGAACTGAAGGCCCAACAAGACGGTCTGGCGACGCAAACGCAGGCCGCAGATGAAAAGCTAACGGCGGCGCAAGAACAAAACGAACACGCCGGTCAAAAGTTGGCCGATGCGATGGGCAAACTGAAGGCTGCACGTGGGCGCTTAACGACGGCGGATAACGAGCACCGCCAGCATCAGGCCCAATATAACCAAACGAAGACCCGGCACGCGACATTAAAGGAAATGTCCCAAGATTACACGGGCTTTTACGCCGGGGTCCGGACAGTTCTGAAGAACAAGTCTCAGCTGGATGGCGTTGTGGGAGCCGTGGCGGAACTGCTGACGGTGCCCGAACAATATCAGGCCGCACTCGACCAGGCGTTGGGCGCGAACCTGCAGGCCATCGTGACGGCGAATGAGCAGGCGGCAAAGGGTGCCATCGCATTCCTGAAGCGCCGGCGTGCTGGACGGGCAACATTCTTGCCTGCCGATGTGATTCGGCCGCGTGACTTGCCGTCGAGTACCCACCAGATTTTGGCAGGACAGACTGGCTTTATCGGGGTGGCATCAGAACTTGTTTCCTACCCGCAGAACGTCCAACGGGTCATGCAAAATCTGATGGGGTCACTGATTGTCATGGATAACATCGACAATGCAGTGCGCGCTGCTGGGGCAACGGGTCACCGCTTTCGGATTGTCACCCTCGATGGCGATATTCTGAACGCGGGTGGTTCCTTGTCTGGTGGTTCACGCCAGCACGGTAGCGCTAGCCCACTTGCTCGTAGCCAGGAACTCAAGCACCTGGAAGACCAGCTAGCAGCCATGACCACTAAGTTGCAGAGCGAACAAGAGGCTATCGAACAACTGGAACACGAAGCTGATGGCCTGAATGATCAGGTACAGACCCTAACGCAGGCTGTTCAAGCGGCGGGTCAAGCCGTTCAGGAATGTGAAGGGGACAAACGCGTTCTGACTGAACAGTCCAAACAGCTGGACCGTCAGCGCGCAAGCCTGCAGCTGAGTATGCCTGAAGGAACGGTCGACCTGGCCGCACATCAGCAGGAACTCAGCGCTCAAGCGGCGCAAATTGCGACCCAATTGGCCGATTTGAAGACCGAAGGGGATGCAATGCACGAGCGGCAGACGGCACTGGAAACCTCTGCGAACTCCGAAAGTGAGCAAGCAGCTAGTGACCAGGCGGCTTTAGCCGTCGCGCAAACTGACCTGCGTACGAGCGAGCTGCAACGTAATCAGTGGCAAGCCAATGCGAACGAGGCCAGTGATGAAGCCGACCGTTTGAGCAAGCGTGTGGCTGCCATTGAAGATTCCAGTGCGGTTACTGCGACAGAAAAAGAGGCGCGCAAGCAAACCATCGCGCGTCTGGATCAAGAACTAGCTGATTTGAAACAACAACAGGCGCAGATGCGCACGCAACAAGTCGAGGGCAAGACGGCCCTCAGCCGCTTGTCCGGCCGTATCACGACAGCTTATGATCAGCGGCAGGCGCACATGACGACCAGCGAGGCGCAGTCGGTGGCCCTAAACCGCTGCAAGATTAATATCGATAACCGCCTGCAGACCCTTGCCGACGAATACGATACGACATATGAGGCCGCACTGGCCGCGGTGCCAACACCAGAACCTGACCAGCCGCAGTTGCGTAGCCAAATCAAGCTGCTGAAGCGCGGTCTGGATGAACTGGGACCCGTGAACCCGAACGCGGTCGCCGAATACGCTGAGGTCAAGGAACGCTATGACTTCTTGACCAAGCAAGATGATGATTTGAACAACGCCCGAACACAACTGGAGAGCACCATGGCGGAACTCGATGATGAGGTCCGGGTGCGTTTCAAGGATGTTTTTGAAGCAACCGCTGCCGCATTTACGGAAATTTTCCCGCAAATGTTTGGCGGTGGTCACGCCGAACTCAAGCTGACTGAGCCGGATGACCTGCTCAACACAGGCATCGAAATCATCGCCCAGCCGCCTGGCAAGAAACTGACGCGTTTATCCCTGCTTTCGGGGGGTGAGCGTGCGCTGACGGCGATTACTTTGCTGTTTGCCATCCTGCGCGTTCGGCCGGTACCATTCTCCATTTTGGATGAAGTAGAAGCCAGCTTGGACGAAGCCAACGTGGACCGCTTTGGCGAATTCCTGCACAACTACTCGAGCTCGACCCAGTTCATTGTCATCACGCACCGGCGTGGGACTATGGTTGCGGCCGACGTGCTATACGGGGTGACGATGCAGGAGTCAGGTGTGTCGACAATGGTTGCCGTCACGTTGGATGAAGCCGTCGCTGCCAAATCGCAAGAGACGAACAAGTAG
- a CDS encoding ornithine decarboxylase, whose protein sequence is MQLAIGVSSTLKKPDWAVSLDTIPIGGLGSVILSDLDQADFKRLADSALSLPVFVIGTTDMGSAGQLQVTRVNALDESLHQQASAARDAYTKANVPAFIEDLFTFAEADPTTFATPGHHAGHYDDLGPAGYLFHQAYGQTFFSSDTSDVVTALGDMLTHGGTPLAAEQASARQYHADKTYFVTNGTTGSNNVVASALLTPGDLVLFDRNNHKSFYNAALVQNGALPVYLDTLRSKDALIGPVDLANMSADSLRAAAVKVDPSAADRKRPFRLALLELETFDGIVPDVRKLIDTFGPLCDYIAFDAAWGGYEPFIPAMKAMDPLQLDLGPDDPGIIVTQSVHKQQSGLAQTSQIHKKDSHIKGQSRYVSHAQFNHAYLKHVTTSFSYPVYASLAVNVALNDGPRGRVIWQNALASTQRFRRALMQTQLFRGYNAPAMDQGAVQDAELQDAGAWALNPTDTWHGFTGLQTGQAYLDPGKVTVHLPKTGANAVSGWVLDRYLLDHGIVPEKADPNSVLFLVTPGSDDSDWNQLLDVLKQFEHDFLNEVTLANCLPNLLAETGDRYAGMTLRQLANELSDFFIENQLAAKQAGLFIGSQDHPRACTPREADLAFVRGQYTTVPLADAVDHVAVEGALPYPPGIFVIVPGEKWTQSAIDYFETLYTAVDRFPGFTPEIQGVTADEHGKPTVHVMTTL, encoded by the coding sequence ATGCAATTAGCAATTGGTGTTAGTTCCACACTTAAAAAACCAGATTGGGCTGTGTCCTTAGACACCATTCCAATCGGTGGTTTAGGAAGCGTCATTTTGAGTGATCTGGACCAAGCGGATTTTAAACGACTCGCGGATAGTGCCTTATCCCTGCCAGTGTTTGTGATTGGTACCACCGACATGGGCAGTGCCGGTCAATTGCAAGTGACACGCGTGAACGCCCTGGATGAAAGCCTCCATCAGCAAGCCAGCGCCGCCAGAGACGCCTACACTAAGGCAAACGTCCCCGCCTTCATTGAAGACCTGTTCACCTTTGCTGAGGCGGATCCCACCACGTTCGCCACACCTGGCCACCATGCTGGCCACTACGACGACCTTGGCCCCGCCGGCTACCTGTTTCACCAGGCATACGGTCAGACCTTCTTCTCTAGCGACACCTCCGACGTCGTCACCGCACTGGGCGACATGCTCACGCATGGCGGGACACCACTTGCCGCCGAACAAGCCTCTGCTCGCCAGTATCACGCTGATAAGACGTACTTCGTGACCAACGGGACGACCGGGTCAAACAACGTCGTGGCTTCTGCGCTGCTAACACCGGGCGACCTCGTGCTCTTTGATCGCAACAACCACAAGTCGTTCTACAACGCCGCCCTCGTTCAAAACGGTGCGCTCCCTGTCTATCTGGACACGCTCCGCAGCAAGGACGCCCTCATCGGTCCCGTTGACCTCGCGAATATGTCCGCTGACAGCCTCCGCGCCGCTGCGGTGAAAGTTGATCCTAGCGCTGCAGACCGCAAACGGCCGTTTCGTTTAGCACTACTCGAGCTGGAGACCTTTGACGGCATTGTGCCCGACGTCCGCAAATTAATCGATACCTTTGGCCCACTGTGCGATTACATTGCCTTTGACGCCGCTTGGGGCGGCTATGAACCCTTTATCCCCGCGATGAAGGCCATGGACCCCTTGCAGCTTGATCTCGGGCCAGACGACCCAGGCATTATCGTGACCCAGTCCGTGCATAAGCAACAGTCAGGTCTGGCACAAACCTCGCAAATTCACAAAAAAGACAGCCATATTAAAGGCCAGTCTCGCTACGTGAGCCACGCGCAGTTCAACCACGCCTACCTCAAACACGTCACGACGAGTTTCTCCTACCCGGTCTATGCCTCACTCGCCGTTAACGTTGCGCTGAATGACGGTCCCCGCGGTCGTGTGATTTGGCAAAATGCTTTGGCAAGTACCCAACGGTTCCGGCGGGCATTGATGCAAACCCAGCTGTTCCGCGGCTATAACGCGCCCGCAATGGACCAGGGCGCGGTTCAAGATGCCGAGTTGCAAGATGCTGGTGCCTGGGCGTTGAACCCAACAGACACGTGGCACGGCTTCACCGGTCTTCAAACGGGCCAAGCTTACCTAGATCCAGGCAAGGTTACCGTGCACCTGCCTAAAACTGGTGCCAATGCGGTCTCTGGGTGGGTTCTCGACCGCTACCTGCTTGACCACGGCATCGTGCCAGAAAAGGCCGACCCGAACTCCGTACTGTTCCTGGTCACACCAGGTTCGGACGATTCGGATTGGAACCAACTCCTGGACGTCCTCAAACAATTCGAACATGACTTTTTGAATGAAGTCACCCTTGCGAACTGCTTACCCAACTTGCTCGCCGAAACGGGTGACCGATACGCCGGCATGACACTACGGCAACTGGCCAACGAACTGTCCGACTTCTTCATTGAGAACCAGCTCGCAGCCAAACAAGCCGGGCTGTTCATTGGCAGCCAGGATCACCCGCGCGCCTGCACACCACGTGAGGCTGACCTTGCCTTTGTTCGCGGCCAGTACACAACCGTGCCGCTTGCTGACGCCGTCGATCACGTTGCCGTTGAGGGGGCGCTTCCTTACCCACCAGGCATCTTCGTCATTGTGCCCGGCGAAAAATGGACGCAATCAGCAATTGATTACTTCGAGACACTATACACGGCCGTCGACCGCTTTCCTGGGTTCACACCGGAAATTCAGGGTGTGACCGCCGATGAACACGGCAAGCCGACCGTTCACGTCATGACAACCCTGTAA
- the ftsY gene encoding signal recognition particle-docking protein FtsY — MGLFDRIKRAFSGHEEEENEETEKYDNALEKSRTTFGDRLNALFANFRTVDEDFFDDLEETLIGADVGFDTAVKITDELRDEVKLRNVKDPQAVAKVIVQKLVDLYGEQGVNEDNSLHYAEKGPSVFLFIGVNGAGKTTTIGKLANRLHKQGKSVMLVAADTFRAGAIQQLQVWGKRDDVPVVAGPEGGDPAAVVYDGVRRAIDEDVDVLIVDTAGRLQNKVNLMNELAKIKRVIQKELPEQPSEVLLVVDGTTGQNALSQAKEFNQTAEMTGLVLTKLDGSGKGGIVLAVRNELHVPVKLVGLGEGIDDLADFDSTKFVYGLFKGLIDAPDEPAEDDDTQEADQK; from the coding sequence ATGGGATTATTTGACCGCATTAAACGTGCCTTTTCTGGCCACGAAGAAGAAGAAAACGAGGAGACCGAAAAGTACGATAACGCCCTCGAAAAAAGTCGCACCACGTTTGGTGATCGGCTGAACGCACTTTTTGCCAATTTCCGGACTGTCGACGAGGACTTCTTCGACGACCTCGAAGAAACGCTCATTGGGGCCGATGTCGGCTTTGACACTGCCGTGAAGATTACTGACGAGTTGCGTGACGAGGTGAAGTTGCGCAACGTGAAGGACCCACAGGCTGTGGCAAAGGTGATCGTGCAAAAGCTCGTCGACTTATATGGCGAACAGGGCGTGAACGAAGACAACAGTTTGCACTACGCTGAAAAGGGCCCATCCGTGTTCCTATTCATCGGGGTGAATGGTGCGGGTAAGACGACCACGATTGGTAAACTCGCCAACCGCCTCCACAAGCAGGGCAAATCTGTCATGCTCGTGGCTGCTGATACCTTCCGTGCCGGCGCCATCCAGCAACTCCAGGTTTGGGGCAAACGTGATGATGTGCCGGTTGTGGCTGGCCCTGAAGGCGGCGATCCTGCTGCGGTTGTTTACGATGGCGTGCGGCGTGCAATCGATGAAGACGTGGATGTCTTAATCGTGGATACTGCCGGTCGTCTGCAAAATAAGGTTAACCTGATGAATGAACTTGCGAAGATTAAGCGGGTGATTCAGAAGGAGCTGCCTGAACAGCCATCCGAAGTGCTGCTGGTGGTAGACGGGACAACGGGTCAAAACGCGCTGAGCCAAGCCAAGGAATTCAACCAGACCGCCGAAATGACCGGGCTGGTGCTCACCAAGCTGGATGGATCCGGCAAGGGTGGCATTGTGCTGGCCGTCCGCAACGAACTGCACGTGCCAGTTAAGTTGGTCGGTTTAGGTGAAGGCATCGACGACTTGGCTGACTTTGACTCGACGAAGTTTGTGTACGGCTTGTTCAAGGGCCTGATTGATGCCCCTGACGAACCGGCGGAAGACGATGATACGCAGGAGGCAGACCAGAAATGA
- a CDS encoding APC family permease, which produces MLGQEKPKYMSWQVLGLLTFVTVIGFENILYPFQNQGLSVIFSWIILLITYIVPYALISAQIGTTFTKDGGGLATWVRHTTNDTLGYVVSWMYWSSTLPYLIDVANAIIVALSWLILGDNTLHRYMSPMWFGIFTFIVILIFIALENIFSRSMEIMSLIGGAAMFVMGMLFVVMAFAGVAKGYHPASDIFNLASFKPHFSMHYFSTTGLLIFATSGAELGATYIQQVKNPKKEFPKSMWMLAIMTGFLIIFGSLALGVYFDANHLPDDLKMNGAFYAFQYMGQQWGMGKLFLYLFAATQLVFMLAQLAVLIDAASRVLSADTASKYMPNWLLKKNRQGRPIHSYALTAGICLFLLLLAGTLPDINTIFNWLLNLNGIVSPYKTAWVFVAFLALRMQDDKFQSGYVFIKNKPTALFVGAWCFLFTFVCATMGFMPQEAKWGTPAFTHQLTLNVVSVIVLFGLGFILPAIARHTNKKEIPESN; this is translated from the coding sequence ATGCTTGGACAAGAGAAGCCCAAGTACATGTCGTGGCAGGTCCTGGGCCTGCTGACGTTCGTGACCGTGATTGGTTTCGAAAACATTCTTTACCCGTTCCAGAACCAAGGTTTATCCGTCATTTTCTCTTGGATTATCTTGCTCATCACCTACATTGTGCCCTACGCATTGATTTCCGCACAAATCGGGACGACCTTCACCAAAGATGGTGGTGGTCTGGCTACGTGGGTGCGTCACACCACCAACGACACGCTCGGTTACGTGGTGTCATGGATGTACTGGAGCTCAACGCTCCCATACCTGATTGATGTGGCTAACGCAATTATCGTAGCACTTTCTTGGCTCATCTTGGGTGATAATACCTTGCACCGCTACATGTCACCGATGTGGTTCGGGATTTTCACCTTCATCGTCATCCTGATTTTCATTGCACTGGAAAATATTTTCAGTCGTTCGATGGAAATTATGTCCCTCATTGGTGGGGCCGCGATGTTCGTGATGGGGATGTTGTTTGTTGTCATGGCGTTTGCCGGTGTGGCGAAGGGTTACCATCCTGCCAGCGACATTTTCAACCTGGCCTCATTCAAACCACACTTCTCGATGCACTACTTCTCGACGACTGGGCTATTAATTTTCGCCACGTCGGGTGCTGAACTTGGGGCGACCTACATCCAGCAGGTCAAAAACCCGAAGAAGGAATTTCCAAAGTCCATGTGGATGCTGGCCATCATGACTGGTTTTCTGATCATCTTTGGCTCACTGGCACTGGGTGTCTACTTCGATGCTAACCACTTGCCTGATGACCTGAAGATGAATGGTGCCTTCTACGCGTTCCAGTACATGGGTCAGCAGTGGGGGATGGGCAAGCTCTTCCTTTATCTGTTTGCCGCCACGCAATTGGTCTTCATGTTGGCACAACTCGCTGTCCTCATTGATGCCGCCAGCCGTGTGCTGTCTGCTGATACGGCTTCCAAGTACATGCCTAACTGGTTGCTGAAGAAGAACCGTCAGGGCCGGCCAATTCATTCCTACGCATTGACTGCCGGCATTTGCCTGTTCTTGCTGTTGCTTGCAGGGACGCTTCCTGATATCAACACCATCTTTAACTGGCTGCTGAACCTGAACGGGATCGTGTCACCATACAAGACGGCATGGGTCTTCGTCGCCTTCCTCGCGTTGCGAATGCAGGATGACAAGTTCCAGTCCGGCTATGTGTTCATCAAGAACAAGCCAACTGCATTGTTTGTCGGTGCTTGGTGCTTCCTGTTTACCTTCGTCTGCGCGACGATGGGCTTCATGCCACAGGAAGCCAAGTGGGGCACACCTGCCTTCACGCACCAGCTGACCTTGAACGTCGTTTCTGTCATCGTGCTCTTCGGTCTGGGCTTCATCCTGCCAGCCATTGCACGACACACTAATAAGAAAGAAATTCCAGAATCAAACTAA
- a CDS encoding aminotransferase class I/II-fold pyridoxal phosphate-dependent enzyme, which yields MSWRDNYDPKLIEIVDRVDKKIAPRLAEMDDQVIENQSKVLRAFQEHHVAESDLTGSTGYGHYDEGRDKLEDIYAEVLGGEDALVRPQLVSGTHAIGVSLLGLVRPGDELVYITGKPYDTLQEVLGMAGNGIGSPIEYNIKTGYVDLKQDGSVDFDAVRARLASHPRVVAIQRSRGYATRDSFTIAKIAAMIKVVREVSPDSWVFVDNAYGEFSETKEPLQVGADLMAGSLFKNAGGGMAKTGGYIVGKKELVERVSYRFTVPGLGAAEGATYGSLEDMFQGFFQAPQVTGAAIKGSIFEAALLEELGLDVSPKWDAPRTDLVQTVNFGNPDDMVAFAKAVQHNSPIDSFVTPIPEKMAGYEDAVIMAGGSFVQGSTIEFSADGPLREPYTLYIQGGLTYAHVKLATVGAAQDTFFSQSTK from the coding sequence ATGAGTTGGCGTGATAATTACGATCCCAAACTAATCGAGATTGTCGACCGAGTGGACAAGAAAATCGCGCCACGTTTGGCTGAGATGGACGACCAAGTCATCGAAAATCAGTCGAAGGTCCTCCGCGCCTTTCAGGAACATCATGTCGCCGAAAGTGACTTAACGGGGTCCACCGGTTACGGCCACTACGATGAAGGCCGCGATAAGCTGGAGGACATCTACGCTGAGGTGTTGGGCGGTGAAGATGCGCTCGTGCGCCCCCAGCTGGTTTCGGGTACCCATGCTATCGGGGTCTCATTGCTGGGGCTGGTTCGCCCCGGCGATGAGCTGGTCTACATTACCGGCAAGCCTTACGATACGCTGCAAGAGGTATTGGGCATGGCCGGCAACGGGATTGGCTCACCGATTGAGTACAACATTAAGACGGGCTATGTCGACTTGAAGCAGGACGGCAGCGTCGATTTTGACGCGGTTCGCGCCCGCCTGGCGTCGCATCCCCGTGTCGTTGCCATCCAGCGTAGCCGCGGTTACGCCACGCGTGACTCGTTCACCATCGCCAAAATTGCGGCCATGATCAAGGTTGTGCGTGAAGTCTCACCGGATTCCTGGGTTTTCGTGGATAACGCGTACGGCGAATTCTCTGAAACCAAAGAACCCTTGCAGGTGGGGGCTGACCTCATGGCTGGCTCACTGTTCAAGAACGCCGGTGGTGGCATGGCCAAAACGGGTGGTTACATTGTCGGCAAGAAGGAACTGGTCGAACGTGTGAGCTACCGCTTTACCGTGCCTGGTCTCGGCGCAGCTGAGGGTGCGACCTATGGCAGTTTGGAAGATATGTTCCAAGGCTTCTTCCAGGCGCCACAAGTCACGGGTGCCGCCATTAAGGGCTCAATCTTCGAGGCAGCTTTGCTCGAGGAACTTGGCCTCGACGTATCGCCTAAGTGGGATGCACCACGGACTGATTTAGTTCAGACCGTTAACTTTGGTAACCCTGACGACATGGTTGCTTTTGCGAAGGCCGTGCAGCACAACTCGCCAATTGACTCTTTCGTGACGCCAATTCCCGAAAAGATGGCGGGCTATGAGGACGCGGTCATCATGGCGGGCGGCAGCTTCGTGCAGGGCTCGACCATTGAGTTCTCTGCTGATGGCCCTTTGCGTGAACCTTATACGCTCTACATTCAGGGCGGCTTGACCTACGCGCATGTCAAACTCGCCACGGTTGGGGCAGCGCAAGACACGTTTTTCAGTCAATCTACGAAATAG
- a CDS encoding putative DNA-binding protein has protein sequence MELAKTNRMNDLLEFYGKLLTDKQQSYLELYYGDDYSLGEIAEDFGVSRQAVYDNIRRSAAALEEYEGKLHLLEKFTGANDAVDTLAKYLHDQYPDDSHLRHLLGKVQQQVAR, from the coding sequence ATGGAACTGGCAAAGACAAATCGCATGAATGATTTACTTGAGTTTTATGGCAAATTACTCACGGATAAACAGCAATCGTACCTTGAGCTGTACTATGGCGACGACTACTCCCTTGGCGAAATTGCCGAGGACTTTGGCGTCTCCCGGCAGGCCGTGTACGACAACATTCGGCGCTCCGCTGCTGCCCTTGAAGAATATGAGGGTAAGCTCCATCTGCTGGAAAAGTTTACGGGTGCTAATGATGCGGTCGATACTTTGGCCAAATACTTGCACGACCAGTATCCAGACGACAGTCACTTGCGCCACCTGCTGGGCAAAGTCCAACAACAAGTTGCGCGCTAG